The Streptomyces taklimakanensis nucleotide sequence ACGGTGCTTGGGAGATGCTCGGGCAGTGCTCGGGCGATGCCTGGACGGGCCGTACGGCTCGACCCGTACGGCCCGTGCCCTCTATGACGCGTAAAGCGCTCGCAAAGTTCCGCGCGTCTCCGTGTTCTTCGGACGCGTGACGCTCCCGGCGTCCGCCCCGTCGATCGGGACCGCGGGTTCCGCCGCTCCTCCGGGGGTGGTCACCGGGTGGAGAGCGCCTGGCGCTGTGCTCCGTCGAGTTGGGCGCAGCCCGCGACGGCGAGGTCGAGGAGGGCGTCGAGTTCGGCGCGGGCGAAGGGGCTTCCCTCGGCGGTGCCCTGGACCTCGACGAAGCGGCCGTCGCCGGTGCAGACGACGTTCATGTCGGTTTCGGCGCGGACGTCCTCCTCGTAGCGGAGGTCGAGGAGGGGGGTGCCGTCGACGATGCCGACGCTGACGGCGGAGACGGTGCCGGTCAGGGGTTGGGCCTTGGCGCGGACGAGCTTGTTGTCGCGGGCCCAGGTGAGGGCGTCGGCGAGGGCGACGTAGGCGCCGGTGATGGCGGCGGTGCGGGTCCCGCCGTCGGCCTGGAGGACGTCGCAGTCGAGGACGACGGTGTTCTCGCCGAGGGCCTTGAGGTCGACGACGGCGCGGAGGGACCGGCCGATGAGGCGGGAGATCTCGTGGGTGCGTCCGCCGATCTTCCCGCGGACGGACTCACGGTCGCCGCGGGTGTTGGTGGAGCGGGGGAGCATGGCGTACTCGGCGGTGATCCAGCCTTCGCCGCTGCCCTTGCGCCAGCGGGGTACGCCTTCGGTGACGCTGGCGGTGCAGAGGACTCGGGTGTCGCCGAAGGAGACGAGGACGGAGCCCTCGGCGTGTTTGCTCCAGCCGCGTTCGATGGTGACGGGGCGGAGTTGTTCGGGTGTGCGGCCGTCGATGCGTGACATGGGGGCGAGCCTAGTCGCAGGGGTGGGGCGACCGTTTTGGGCGTGTGTCGCGGTGGTGCCGGTGGTGGGCGGCCGGTGCGGTGGGTGGTGCGGTGGGTGGGCGCGTCCGGCCGGCCGCCCGGTTCACATCATGTCCTCGATCTCGGCGGCGATGGGGTCGGCGTCGGTGCCGATGACGACCTGGACGGCGGTTCCCATCCTGACGACGCCGTGGGCTCCGGCGGCCTTGAGCGCGGCCTCGTCGATGCGCGAGGGGTCCTCGACCTCGGTGCGGAGGCGGGTGACGCAGCCCTCGATCTCGATGATGTTGTCGATGCCACCGAGTCCGACGACGATGCTCTCCGCCTTGCCGGTGGTCCTGTCGCCCGTGCCGTCGATCATGTCTTCCGTCCTTGTCGGTCGTTCCGGCCGGTGGCCGCCGGTGGTCCGGCGTCCGGTCCTGTGCCCCGGTTCGCGGGTTCGACGCCCCGTTCGGCCGGGTCCGTCGTTTCCCTGGTCTTTCGTCCACGTTATGTAAACCTTCGCGGCGGGGCACCCCGACGGTTCTCCGCCGTTCCGCACCGCTCCTCCGGCCGCCGGGCGGCGGCAGGGGGCGGCGGGGTGACGGGCGCCGGGCCCGCGCGTACTGCATTCCGGCACACTCCCCTCCCGTCGCGGGGCTTCGGCCCGGCTCGCGCCGGTTGGGGCTTTTATTCGTGTTACAACCTGCCTGGATGATTTCACGGTGCGTTCCGTACGGCCCCACGGGAGGTAGTCGATGACCACGGCCGCAGCTCAGGCACCCGACGGCCGGAAGGGCCGGGGCTCAGGGGCGATGGCGGTGGCCCAGCGCGTCGGCCGCAGTCTGATGCTGCCGATCGCCACCCTGCCGGCGGCGGCGCTGATGGTCCGACTGGGCTACGAGGACATGCTCGGCCGGGAGGGCCTCCCGGCCGTCGTCAACCGGATCGCCGAGTTCCTGGCGGCGGGCGGCGGTGCGTTGCTGGACAACCTGCCGTTGCTGTTCGCCGTGGGCATCGCGGTCGGTTTCGCCCGGCGGGCGGACGGTTCGACCGGGTTGGCGGCGGTGGTGGGCTATCTGGTCTTCCGCCAGGTGATGGCCGTCTTCGACGATCCCGGCCTGCCGCCCGTGGAGGGGGAGCCCCAGCCGGCCGACGCCGGAGTGCTGGGGGGCGTGGTGATGGGGATCGTCACCGCGCTGCTGTACCAGCGGTACCACCGCAAGAAGCTGCCGGACTGGCTGGGGTTCTTCGGCGGTCGGCGGTTGGTGCCGATCCTGGCGTCGTTCGCGGGACTGGGGCTGGGGATCGTCTTCGGCTACGTCTGGCCGGTGCTGGGGGCGGCCATCCACGGCCTCGGTGAGTGGCTGGTGGGCTCCGGCGCGCTGGGGGCGGGCGTCTTCGGCGTGGCCAACCGGGCGCTGATCCCGGTCGGGATGCACCACCTGCTGAACTCCTTCCCGTGGTTCCAGGCCGGTTCGTACGAGGACGACGGGGTCCGGTACCAGGGGGACATCGCCCGGTTCCTGCACGGGGATCCGACGGCGGGGCAGTTCATGACCGGTTTCTTCCCCATCATGATGTTCGCCCTGCCGGCGGCCTGTCTGGCGATGTACCACTGCGCCCGCCCGGAGCGGCGCAAGGCGGTGGGCGGGATGATGTTCTCGATCGCGCTGACGGCCTTCGTGACGGGGGTGACGGAACCGATCGAGTTCGCCTTCGTCTTCGTCGCGCCGGCGCTGTACGCGGTCCACGCGGTGTTGACGGGAGCCTCGATGGCGCTGAGTTGGGCGCTGGGGGCCCGGGACGGCTTCGGTTTCTCGGCGGGCGCGATCGACTTCCTGCTGAACCTGGGGATCGCGTCGCGGCCGTGGTTGCTGGTGCTGCTCGGGCTGTGCTTCGCGGGGGTGTACTACGTGGTCTTCCGGTTCGCGATCCTGCGGTTCGACCTGCCGACACCGGGGCGGGAACCGGAGGATCCGGAGGAACCGGGAAAGGAGGCCGCCGAGGAGGACCGGGCCCGGTACCGGGCGTAGGCGCGGGGCCGGGGCCGTCGGTCCCGACCCCCCCCCGGCGGGGGCGTCAGAGTTCGTAGACGGCTCCGGGGCGGGCCATCTCCACGGGCCCGCCGAAGGCGGTCTCGGCGTCGCGCAGGTTGTGCCGGGGGTCGGTCCACGGCGGGATGTGGGTGAGGACGAGCCGTGCCGCCCCGGCCCGCTCGGCGCACTCGCCGGCCTGCCGGCCGTTGAGGTGCAGCTCGGGGAGGTCCTCCTTGCCGTCGGTGAAGGAGGCTTCGCACAGGAAGAGGTCGGTGTCCCGGGCCAGGTCGCACAGGGCGTCGCAGGGGCCGCTGTCGCCGGAGTAGGCGAGGCTTTTGCCACCGTGCTCGACGCGGAAGCCGTAGGTCTCCACCGGGTGGCGGACCCGGTCGGCGGTGACGGTCAGCGGGCCGAGCCGGAAGCGGGACCGGGGGGCGAGGTCGTGGAAGTCGAAGACCTCGCTCATGGACTTCTCGGTGGGGGTGTCGGCGTAGGCGGTGGTGAGCCGCTGTTCGGTGCCCCGGGGGCCGTACACGGGGATGGGTTCGCAGCGTCCGCCCTCGTGCCGGTAGTACCGAGCCACGAAGTAGGCGCACATGTCGATGCAGTGGTCGGCGTGGAGATGGCTGAGGATGACGGCGTCGAGGTCGTAGAGGCCGCAGTGGCGCTGCAGTTCGCCGAGGGCACCGTTGCCCATGTCGAGCAGGAGCCGGTAGCCGTCGGCCTCGACGAGGTAGCTGGAGCAGGCCGATTCCGCGGACGGGAACGATCCCGAGCAGCCGACGACGGTGAGCTTCATAGGGGAAGGAACCTCCGTGGCCCGGGAAGGGGGGTTACCTGAGCGTAAGGCGCGTGGGCGCCCGTGACTCCTCCACGGGGCTCCGTTGTGGCTGGAATCACCAGGGCGGGGGACCGGCGCGGAGCGGGTGTTCACGGTGGTTCGCGGGGGCGCCGGCGGCCGTCCCGCGCCGTCCGGTTCCCGCTCGTGCCGTGCCCCGCCGGTCGCCGCCCCGACGCCCCGCTCCCGCCGCTCCCGGCCGCGCGGACGGGGCCGGGAGCGGCGGGAGCGGCCGGGGCACGGTGCGGGTGCGGCGGACCGGGCGGCCGGGGCCTGGTGGACTCAGGCCCAGAGCTGTCCCTGGAGCGCCTCGACGGCGGCCTCGGTGCTGGGCGCGGTGTAGATGCCGGTGGACAGGTACTTCCAGCCGCCGTCGGCGACGATGAAGACGATGTCGGCGCTCTCCCCGGCCTTGACGGCCTTGCGTCCGACGCCGATGGCGGCGTGGAGGGCGGCGCCGGTGGAGACGCCGGCGAAGATGCCCTCCTGGGCGAGGAGTTCGCGGGTGCGGGTGACGGCGTCCTCGGAGCCGACGGAGTAGCGGGTGGTGAGGACGGACTCGTCGTACAGCTCGGGGACGAAGCCCTCGTCGAGGTTGCGCAGGCCGTAGACGAGGTCGTCGTAGCGCGGTTCGGCGGCGACGATCCGGATGCCGGGGACCTTCTCCCGCAGGTAGCGGCCCGCGCCCATCAGGGTGCCGGTGGTGCCCAGACCGGCGACGAAGTGGGTGATGGAGGGCAGGTCGGCGTGGATCTCGGGGCCGGTGCCGGTGTAGTGGGCGCCGGCGTTGTCGGGGTTGCCGTACTGGTAGAGCATGACCCAGTCGGGGTGCTCGGCGGCCAGCTCCTTGGCGACGCGCACGGCGGTGTTGGAGCCGCCGGCGGCCGGGGAGGAGATGATCTCGGCTCCCCACATGGCCAGCAGTTGGCGGCGCTCGGCGCTGGTGTTCTCCGGCATGACGCAGACCATGCGGTAGCCCTTGAGCTTGGCCGCCATGGCCAGCGAGATGCCGGTGTTGCCGGAGGTGGGCTCCAGGATGGTGCGGCCGGGGGTGAGCCGGCCGTCCTTCTCGGCCTGCTCGATCATGTGGAGGGCCGGGCGGTCCTTGATCGAGCCGGTGGGGTTGCGGTCCTCCAGCTTGGCCCAGATGCGGACGTCCTCGGAGGGCGAGAGCCGCGGCAGGTGCACCAGGGGGGTGTTGCCCACCGCGGCGATCGGCGAGTCGTAGCGCATCAGCGCATGCCCTCCCGTCGCCCGACCGCCGTCCCGGCCGGACGGGGCCGCGCCCCGGCAGCGCCTCCGGCGACCGCGGGGAGGATGGTCACGTTGTCGCCGTCGCTGAGCTTGGTGGAGATCCCGTCCAGGAAGCGGACGTCCTCGTCGTTGAGGTAGACGTTCACGAAGCGGCGCAGCTCGCCGCCGTCCACCAGACGCTCCCGGATGCCGCTGTGCCGGGTCTCCAGGTCCTCGATGAGTTCGGCGAGGGTGCCGCCGTTGCCCTCGACGGACTTCCGGCCGTCGGTGTAGGTGCGGAGGATGGTCGGGATGCGGACCTCGATGGCCATGGGTGTGCTCCTGTGGGAGAGGCGGAGAAGCTGGAAGCGTGCGCGGGCCGTGCGGGGTGCGGTGCGTGAGCGGGCACGGCCGGGGCCGCGCGGTGGGGTGCGCCCGGTCAGCCGCGGGCGGCACGGCGCCGACACGTCCCCTCGCCGCGCCGGGGAGCCCCCATGGCGCTGGCGATGCGGCACAGGTCGACGTGCAGGCGCGCCACGAGCAGCGTGCCCGGGGGCGTCCCCGGGTTGTTGTCGCTCACATCGTGGTTAACCATGGGCTCATCGTAACGATTCCCGACCGCCGAACCGGATGGCGGTCCCATGATGCGGACCCGGCCGTCTCACCCCTCGACGTCGGACCCCTCGACGTCGGACCCGCCGCGCGGGCGGCCGTCCCGCGCGGCGGTGCGGATCGCTCGGTCCTTCGGGGCCGGCCCGGAGGTCATCCCTCGTAGGCGGGGACGATCCTGACCTCCTCCTCCGTGACCTCGCCGGCCACGATGCGGAAGGAGCGGAAGGAGAAGGGGCCCTCGTCGTTGCCGCACTCGGCGGTGGAGACCAGCACGTAGTGGGCGCCGGGCTCGTTGGCGTAGGAGATGTCGGTGCGCGAGGGGTAGGCCTCGGTGGCGGTGTGCGAGTGGTAGATGACGACGGGTTCCTCGTCGCGGTCGTCCATCTCGCGGTAGAGCTTGAGCAGGTCCGTGGAGTCGAACTCGTAGAACGTGGGCGAGCGGGCCGCGTTCAGCATGGGGACGAAGCGCTCGGGGCGGTCACTGCCGGCCGGGCCCGCGATGACGCCGCAGGCCTCGTCGGGGTGGTCCTGGCGGGCGTGCGCGACGATCCTGTCGTGCAGCTCCTGGGTGATGGTCAGCATGGCCGACAGCATAGGCAGGACGTGCGGGAGGGGCCCCGCCGTACCGGTGTGCGGTACGGCGGGGCCCCTCCCATCGCCCGGAACCCCTGGTTCCGGGTGGGTCACTTGGTGAGCGAGGTGGTGCCGTCGCCGCCCCGGGAGACGGGTCCGGTGGCCGCCTCGGCCGCCTCGATCTCCTCCTCGGTCTCGCCGGCGTCCCGACGACGGACGTACTCCAGGACCCGGTGCAGTTCCCTCTTGACGACGGGCGCCAGCAGGTAGAGGCCGACGATGTTGAACAGTGCCGCCAGGAACAGCGACGCGTCCGCCAGGTCGACCAGCACGCCCAGGGAGAGCAGCGCACCGCTGACGATGATGCCGCAGAAGATCACCTTGAAGACCAGGTCCTTGGTCCGGCTGTGTCCGAAGAGGAAGCCCCAGCACTTGAGCCCGTAGTAGCCCCAGGTGATGACCGTCGAGAAGGCGAAGAGCACCACGGCGATGGTCAGCAGGTACGGGAACCAGGGCAGCGCGGTGTCGAAGGCGTCCGAGGTGATGGAGATCCCGTAGCCGGTGCTGGTGTCGACCTCTCCGCCCGAGGTCGCCGCCTGGCGGGTCTCCTGGTAGAGGGGCCCGCCCGCGATGACGATCGTCAGGGCGGTCATGGTGCAGACGACGACGGTGTCGATGAACGGCTCCAGCATCGCCACCACGCCCTCGGTGGCGGGGTGCTTGGTCTTCACCGCGGAGTGGACGATGGGCGCGGAGCCGATGCCGGCCTCGTTGGAGAAGGCGGCTCGCCTGAAGCCCTGGATGAGCGCGCCGAGGAAGCCGCCCGCCACCCCTTCGGGGGCGAACGCCTCGGTGACGATCGTGGCGACGGCGCCCGGCACCGCGTCGATGTTGAACCCGATGACCAGCAGACAGGCCAGGATGTAGAGGACCGCCATCGACGGCACCAGGCGGCTGGTGACGGCGCCGATGGACCGCATGCCGCCGATGAGCACCAGGGCCACCAGGGCCGCGATCAGCGCGCCGTACACCAGGGAGCCGCCGGAGGTGCTGAAGATGCTGTCCTCACCACCCGTGACGGACTGGACCTGCTCCAGGCTCTGGTTGATCTGGAAGAGGTTGCCGCCGAAGAAGGAGAAGAACAGCAGCATGACGGCCGACAGGACGGCGAGCACCTTGCCGAGGCTCGGCAGGCCGCGCTCGGCCAGTCCTCTGCGCAGGTAGAACATGGGGCCACCGGAGACGGTGCCGTCGGCGTGCACCTGGCGGTACCTCACGCCGAGCGTGCACTCCACGAACTTGGTGGCCATGCCGAGGAGGCCGCACAGGATCATCCAGAAGGTGGCGCCGGGGCCGCCGATGGAGATCGCGATGGCCACGCCGGCGATGTTGCCCAGACCGACCGTGCCGGCGACGGCCGAGGTCAGCGCCTGGAAGTGGTTGACCTCGCCGGGGGCGTCCTGCTGGTCGTACTTGCCCCGGACCAGTCGGTAGGCGAGCTTCAGGTGCCGGAGCTGGGCGAGGCCGAAGTAGGCGGAGAAGACGGCCCCGGCCACGACCAGCCAACCGACGATCAGGGGAAAGTCGGTCCCGAAGATGTTGACCGTGTAGAAGACGATGTCGCCGAGGAACTTCGAGACCGGTTCGAAGACGCTGTTCACGGCGTCTTCGACCGAGTCGGTCCAGGAGGCTTCGGTGTTTGCCATGGGCTACCTCTGGCTCATGCGGCTGCGGAAGTGTGGCGCAGCGGTGGCTGCCGGATGCGTGACGGACGGAACGAACGTCGCTGTCCGTGTGGGGCCGAACGCAGTCTTCACCGCGGTCCGCGGAGTGTGGGCTCCGGGAAAACGGGTTGGGAGTTCCTACCACGCTGCGCTACCAGTAAAATGTGATGCAGATCACATGTCCATATTACGGTCGGATCACGAACGAAGATAACCAACCAAAAAGGACGTAACGCACGCACACGCGCACGCACCGTCCGAATACCGAACCCTTCTG carries:
- the rph gene encoding ribonuclease PH is translated as MSRIDGRTPEQLRPVTIERGWSKHAEGSVLVSFGDTRVLCTASVTEGVPRWRKGSGEGWITAEYAMLPRSTNTRGDRESVRGKIGGRTHEISRLIGRSLRAVVDLKALGENTVVLDCDVLQADGGTRTAAITGAYVALADALTWARDNKLVRAKAQPLTGTVSAVSVGIVDGTPLLDLRYEEDVRAETDMNVVCTGDGRFVEVQGTAEGSPFARAELDALLDLAVAGCAQLDGAQRQALSTR
- a CDS encoding MBL fold metallo-hydrolase, yielding MKLTVVGCSGSFPSAESACSSYLVEADGYRLLLDMGNGALGELQRHCGLYDLDAVILSHLHADHCIDMCAYFVARYYRHEGGRCEPIPVYGPRGTEQRLTTAYADTPTEKSMSEVFDFHDLAPRSRFRLGPLTVTADRVRHPVETYGFRVEHGGKSLAYSGDSGPCDALCDLARDTDLFLCEASFTDGKEDLPELHLNGRQAGECAERAGAARLVLTHIPPWTDPRHNLRDAETAFGGPVEMARPGAVYEL
- a CDS encoding MoaD/ThiS family protein codes for the protein MAIEVRIPTILRTYTDGRKSVEGNGGTLAELIEDLETRHSGIRERLVDGGELRRFVNVYLNDEDVRFLDGISTKLSDGDNVTILPAVAGGAAGARPRPAGTAVGRREGMR
- a CDS encoding alanine/glycine:cation symporter family protein; protein product: MANTEASWTDSVEDAVNSVFEPVSKFLGDIVFYTVNIFGTDFPLIVGWLVVAGAVFSAYFGLAQLRHLKLAYRLVRGKYDQQDAPGEVNHFQALTSAVAGTVGLGNIAGVAIAISIGGPGATFWMILCGLLGMATKFVECTLGVRYRQVHADGTVSGGPMFYLRRGLAERGLPSLGKVLAVLSAVMLLFFSFFGGNLFQINQSLEQVQSVTGGEDSIFSTSGGSLVYGALIAALVALVLIGGMRSIGAVTSRLVPSMAVLYILACLLVIGFNIDAVPGAVATIVTEAFAPEGVAGGFLGALIQGFRRAAFSNEAGIGSAPIVHSAVKTKHPATEGVVAMLEPFIDTVVVCTMTALTIVIAGGPLYQETRQAATSGGEVDTSTGYGISITSDAFDTALPWFPYLLTIAVVLFAFSTVITWGYYGLKCWGFLFGHSRTKDLVFKVIFCGIIVSGALLSLGVLVDLADASLFLAALFNIVGLYLLAPVVKRELHRVLEYVRRRDAGETEEEIEAAEAATGPVSRGGDGTTSLTK
- a CDS encoding Mov34/MPN/PAD-1 family protein, translating into MLTITQELHDRIVAHARQDHPDEACGVIAGPAGSDRPERFVPMLNAARSPTFYEFDSTDLLKLYREMDDRDEEPVVIYHSHTATEAYPSRTDISYANEPGAHYVLVSTAECGNDEGPFSFRSFRIVAGEVTEEEVRIVPAYEG
- a CDS encoding PLP-dependent cysteine synthase family protein produces the protein MRYDSPIAAVGNTPLVHLPRLSPSEDVRIWAKLEDRNPTGSIKDRPALHMIEQAEKDGRLTPGRTILEPTSGNTGISLAMAAKLKGYRMVCVMPENTSAERRQLLAMWGAEIISSPAAGGSNTAVRVAKELAAEHPDWVMLYQYGNPDNAGAHYTGTGPEIHADLPSITHFVAGLGTTGTLMGAGRYLREKVPGIRIVAAEPRYDDLVYGLRNLDEGFVPELYDESVLTTRYSVGSEDAVTRTRELLAQEGIFAGVSTGAALHAAIGVGRKAVKAGESADIVFIVADGGWKYLSTGIYTAPSTEAAVEALQGQLWA
- a CDS encoding PTS transporter subunit EIIC encodes the protein MTTAAAQAPDGRKGRGSGAMAVAQRVGRSLMLPIATLPAAALMVRLGYEDMLGREGLPAVVNRIAEFLAAGGGALLDNLPLLFAVGIAVGFARRADGSTGLAAVVGYLVFRQVMAVFDDPGLPPVEGEPQPADAGVLGGVVMGIVTALLYQRYHRKKLPDWLGFFGGRRLVPILASFAGLGLGIVFGYVWPVLGAAIHGLGEWLVGSGALGAGVFGVANRALIPVGMHHLLNSFPWFQAGSYEDDGVRYQGDIARFLHGDPTAGQFMTGFFPIMMFALPAACLAMYHCARPERRKAVGGMMFSIALTAFVTGVTEPIEFAFVFVAPALYAVHAVLTGASMALSWALGARDGFGFSAGAIDFLLNLGIASRPWLLVLLGLCFAGVYYVVFRFAILRFDLPTPGREPEDPEEPGKEAAEEDRARYRA
- a CDS encoding putative leader peptide; this encodes MVNHDVSDNNPGTPPGTLLVARLHVDLCRIASAMGAPRRGEGTCRRRAARG
- a CDS encoding glucose PTS transporter subunit EIIB translates to MIDGTGDRTTGKAESIVVGLGGIDNIIEIEGCVTRLRTEVEDPSRIDEAALKAAGAHGVVRMGTAVQVVIGTDADPIAAEIEDMM